Proteins from a genomic interval of Deinococcus detaillensis:
- a CDS encoding pyridoxal phosphate-dependent aminotransferase → MTTPIPISLSQKVQSLKPSSTVAVTSRALELQRSGVDILSLSVGEPDFDTPPHVVAAAKAALDAGKTRYTNVGGIPELREAIATKLQRENGLNYAPEAVAVTSGGKQALFNAFFALLDAGDEVLIPAPYWVSYPEIVSFAGGVPVAVPTTPESGYQLDVEALRAAVTSKTKLIVINSPSNPTGAVYPEQTLRAVAELAREKDLLIITDEMYEHIVYDAQHVSIARFAPERTLTINGASKAYAMTGWRIGYAAGPLPLIRAMNAIQSQSTSNANSIAQWAAVAAISNSCEFIERSRAAFWERRDRIVAGLNDLGLPTPTPQGAFYVMADTTSIHSDELEAARIILDEARVAVVPGTDFAAPGRVRLSYAVSMETIEEVLRRFAALLDSR, encoded by the coding sequence ATGACGACGCCGATTCCTATTTCACTTTCGCAAAAAGTGCAAAGTCTCAAGCCTTCTTCTACGGTGGCGGTCACGTCGCGGGCGCTCGAACTCCAGCGCTCCGGCGTGGACATTCTCTCGTTGTCGGTGGGCGAGCCGGATTTTGATACCCCGCCGCATGTGGTGGCGGCGGCCAAAGCGGCTTTGGATGCGGGCAAAACCCGTTACACCAACGTGGGCGGCATTCCTGAACTGCGTGAAGCGATTGCCACCAAACTCCAGCGCGAAAACGGCCTCAACTACGCTCCTGAAGCGGTGGCCGTCACCAGCGGCGGCAAGCAAGCGCTGTTCAACGCCTTCTTTGCTCTGCTTGACGCGGGGGATGAAGTGCTGATTCCCGCGCCGTACTGGGTCAGCTATCCCGAAATAGTGTCTTTTGCGGGCGGCGTGCCGGTGGCGGTGCCGACCACGCCCGAAAGCGGCTATCAGTTGGACGTGGAGGCGCTGCGGGCTGCCGTCACTTCCAAGACCAAGCTGATCGTCATCAACAGCCCCAGCAATCCGACCGGGGCGGTCTATCCGGAACAGACCTTACGGGCGGTGGCTGAGCTGGCCCGTGAAAAAGACCTGCTGATCATCACCGACGAGATGTACGAACACATCGTCTACGACGCCCAGCACGTCAGCATTGCCCGCTTTGCGCCGGAACGCACCCTGACCATCAACGGAGCCAGCAAAGCCTACGCCATGACCGGCTGGCGCATCGGCTACGCGGCGGGGCCGCTGCCGCTGATTCGGGCCATGAACGCCATTCAGAGCCAGAGCACCAGCAATGCCAACAGCATCGCCCAGTGGGCGGCGGTGGCGGCCATCAGTAACAGCTGCGAATTCATCGAGCGCAGCCGCGCCGCCTTTTGGGAGCGCCGTGACAGGATCGTGGCGGGCCTTAACGATCTGGGGTTGCCGACGCCCACTCCGCAGGGCGCGTTCTACGTGATGGCCGACACCACGTCCATTCACTCCGATGAACTGGAGGCTGCGAGGATCATCTTGGACGAAGCGCGGGTAGCCGTCGTACCCGGCACCGACTTTGCCGCGCCGGGCCGGGTGCGCCTGAGTTACGCCGTGAGCATGGAGACGATTGAGGAAGTGCTGCGCCGATTCGCAGCGCTGCTGGACAGCCGTTAA
- the proB gene encoding glutamate 5-kinase encodes MRVVLKLGTSVLTGGSDRLDRPRMVDLVRQIAALQSGGHQVILVTSAAVLAGWEALGFPPRTRTVAEKQLLAAVGQGVLMHTYATLAEIYGLKVAQVLLTAADFRDRTRYLNARTTLDSCLAWGVLPIINENDAVATAQLKVGDNDTLSAFVANLAEADLLVILTDAPGLYTADPRSHPDAVLIPEVSSIDASVWALAGGAGSHRGTGGMHTKIQAAEIATRAGTPVIVAPGDAENALLRAAAGEAIGTRFVAGGSRLEARKRWILAEIASGRVILDEGAASALRQRGSSLLAVGVRGVEGEFERGHTVRLFAPSGEEMARGLTRYRSADLRRIVGLRSSAIEAALGFNQGPEVVHRDDLVLL; translated from the coding sequence GGCACTTCGGTGCTCACTGGCGGCTCTGACCGCCTCGACCGCCCCCGGATGGTGGATTTGGTGCGCCAGATCGCGGCGCTGCAATCCGGTGGGCACCAAGTCATTTTGGTCACGTCGGCGGCGGTACTGGCAGGCTGGGAAGCGCTGGGGTTTCCGCCGCGCACCCGCACCGTGGCCGAAAAACAACTGCTCGCGGCAGTTGGTCAGGGCGTGCTGATGCACACCTACGCCACCCTCGCCGAGATTTACGGCCTCAAGGTGGCCCAAGTGCTGCTGACCGCCGCCGACTTCCGAGACCGTACCCGCTACCTGAATGCCCGCACCACCCTCGACAGCTGCTTGGCGTGGGGCGTGCTGCCGATCATCAACGAAAACGACGCGGTGGCCACTGCCCAGCTCAAAGTCGGCGACAACGACACGCTCTCGGCGTTCGTGGCCAACTTAGCCGAAGCCGATTTGCTGGTGATTCTCACCGACGCGCCGGGCCTGTATACCGCCGACCCGCGCAGCCACCCCGACGCCGTGCTGATTCCTGAAGTGAGCAGCATCGACGCTTCGGTGTGGGCTTTGGCAGGCGGCGCTGGCTCACACAGAGGGACTGGCGGGATGCACACCAAAATTCAGGCCGCCGAAATCGCTACCCGCGCCGGAACGCCGGTCATCGTGGCTCCTGGCGACGCCGAGAACGCCCTGCTGCGGGCGGCGGCGGGCGAGGCCATCGGCACCCGTTTCGTGGCGGGCGGCTCCAGGCTCGAAGCCCGCAAGCGCTGGATTCTGGCTGAAATTGCCAGCGGGCGAGTCATACTCGACGAGGGAGCGGCCTCAGCGCTGCGCCAGCGCGGCAGCAGTTTGCTGGCCGTGGGCGTGCGCGGCGTAGAAGGCGAATTCGAGCGCGGCCATACCGTGCGTCTGTTTGCGCCCAGCGGCGAGGAGATGGCACGCGGCCTGACCCGCTACCGCTCAGCGGATTTGCGCCGCATCGTGGGCCTGCGCAGCAGCGCCATCGAGGCCGCACTGGGCTTTAATCAGGGGCCAGAAGTGGTGCACAGAGACGATTTGGTGTTGCTGTAA